A stretch of Bordetella genomosp. 13 DNA encodes these proteins:
- a CDS encoding DMT family transporter, giving the protein MSASLQERTGLMQMAAAMTLSGTLGYFVLESGQSPWNIVFLRCVFGALGLLAYCAARGLLRPGLFTARTLGLALLAGAALVFNWVLLFSAYRLASISLSTAVYNMQPFILIGLGAAFLGERPTRGKLAWTAVAFGGLLLVLRVSPARLGDGQDYLVGLALALGAGALYAVTAILVKRLTGVPPQVLALVQVALGAVLLLPLADLHALPQAPAQWGSVVALGLVHTSLMYILLYSALQKLPTSSAAPLSFIYPVVAMLLDYVVYGQRLAAVQWLGVALIFVAVAGVSLRRTPTGGTPGATATAGRAHGVSRAANPVNPAPRAGA; this is encoded by the coding sequence ATGTCCGCCTCCTTGCAAGAACGTACCGGCTTGATGCAGATGGCTGCCGCCATGACGCTGTCGGGCACGCTCGGTTATTTCGTCCTCGAATCGGGGCAGAGCCCCTGGAACATCGTCTTTCTGCGCTGCGTGTTCGGCGCGCTGGGCCTGCTGGCCTACTGCGCGGCGCGCGGCCTGCTGCGCCCCGGCCTGTTCACCGCCCGCACCCTCGGCCTGGCGCTGCTGGCCGGCGCCGCGCTCGTCTTCAACTGGGTGCTGTTGTTCTCGGCCTACCGCCTGGCCTCGATTTCGCTGTCCACGGCGGTCTACAACATGCAGCCGTTCATCCTTATCGGCCTGGGCGCCGCCTTCCTGGGCGAGCGTCCCACGCGCGGCAAGCTCGCCTGGACCGCGGTGGCGTTCGGCGGACTGCTGCTGGTGCTGCGGGTGTCGCCCGCGCGCCTGGGCGACGGGCAGGACTATCTGGTGGGACTGGCCCTGGCGTTGGGCGCTGGCGCGCTTTATGCCGTGACGGCCATACTGGTCAAGCGCCTCACCGGCGTCCCGCCGCAGGTGCTGGCGCTGGTGCAGGTGGCGCTGGGCGCCGTGCTGCTGCTGCCGCTGGCCGACCTGCACGCCCTGCCTCAAGCTCCCGCCCAGTGGGGCAGCGTGGTCGCGCTGGGCCTGGTGCACACCAGCCTGATGTACATCCTGCTGTATTCGGCGCTGCAGAAGCTGCCGACCTCGTCGGCCGCGCCGCTCAGTTTCATCTATCCGGTGGTGGCGATGCTGCTAGACTACGTGGTGTACGGCCAGCGCCTGGCTGCGGTGCAATGGCTGGGTGTGGCGCTGATCTTCGTGGCCGTGGCGGGCGTCAGCCTGCGGCGCACCCCCACCGGCGGCACGCCGGGCGCCACGGCGACGGCGGGACGCGCGCATGGGGTCTCGCGCGCGGCAAACCCGGTCAATCCCGCGCCACGCGCCGGGGCTTGA
- a CDS encoding glutathione binding-like protein: MIDLYYWTTPNGHKITLFLEETGLPYRIHPVNISKGEQFQPEFLAIAPNNRIPAIVDQAPADGGAPVSLFESGAILLYLAEKTGRFIPQDVRGRAEVLQWLFWQMGGLGPMAGQNHHFSAYAPEPVPYAIERYVKETNRLYGVLNHRLADREFVAGDYSIADMAAYPWIVPHERQGQNLDDFPHLKRWFHAIAERPATVRAYEKAKEINVAPSVGDEASRRVLFGQTAASLRR, translated from the coding sequence ATGATCGACCTGTACTACTGGACGACCCCCAACGGCCACAAGATCACCCTGTTCCTGGAAGAGACCGGACTGCCCTATCGCATCCACCCGGTGAACATCAGCAAGGGCGAGCAGTTCCAGCCCGAGTTCCTGGCCATCGCTCCGAACAACCGCATTCCCGCCATCGTCGACCAGGCGCCCGCCGACGGCGGCGCCCCGGTATCGCTGTTCGAGTCCGGCGCCATCCTGCTCTACCTGGCCGAGAAGACCGGCCGCTTCATCCCGCAAGACGTGCGCGGCCGCGCCGAGGTGCTGCAGTGGCTGTTCTGGCAGATGGGCGGCCTGGGGCCCATGGCGGGCCAGAACCACCACTTCTCGGCCTATGCGCCCGAGCCCGTGCCCTATGCCATCGAGCGCTACGTGAAGGAAACCAACCGCCTGTATGGCGTGCTGAACCACCGCCTGGCCGATCGGGAGTTCGTGGCCGGCGACTACTCCATCGCGGACATGGCGGCCTATCCATGGATCGTGCCGCACGAGCGCCAGGGCCAGAACCTGGACGACTTCCCGCACCTGAAACGCTGGTTCCACGCCATCGCCGAGCGGCCGGCCACGGTGCGCGCCTACGAGAAGGCCAAAGAGATCAACGTGGCGCCTTCGGTGGGCGACGAGGCCTCGCGCCGCGTGCTGTTCGGCCAGACGGCCGCCTCGCTGCGCCGCTGA
- a CDS encoding GNAT family N-acetyltransferase, whose translation MSSATAVFRRATAADLPAIVGLLADDILGSSREDGTQPPSPAYQAAFAAIDRDPNQLLVVAEVDARVAGCLQLSFIPGLAHQGAWRGQIEAVRIASTLRGSGVGRAMFEWAIEQCRGRGCAMVQLTTDKRRDDARRFYESLGFTASHEGMKLRLAD comes from the coding sequence ATGTCCAGCGCGACCGCGGTATTCCGACGCGCCACCGCCGCCGACCTGCCCGCCATCGTCGGGCTGCTGGCCGACGACATCCTGGGCAGCAGCCGCGAGGATGGCACGCAGCCGCCCAGCCCCGCGTATCAGGCCGCATTCGCGGCCATCGACCGCGACCCCAACCAGCTGCTGGTCGTGGCCGAAGTGGACGCGCGCGTGGCCGGCTGCCTGCAGCTCAGCTTCATTCCCGGACTGGCGCACCAGGGCGCCTGGCGCGGCCAGATCGAGGCGGTGCGCATTGCCTCGACCCTGCGCGGCAGCGGCGTCGGCCGCGCCATGTTCGAGTGGGCCATCGAGCAATGCCGCGGCCGTGGCTGCGCCATGGTGCAACTGACCACGGACAAGCGCCGCGACGACGCGCGGCGCTTCTATGAATCGCTGGGTTTCACGGCCAGCCATGAAGGCATGAAGCTGCGGCTGGCCGACTGA
- a CDS encoding biotin--protein ligase has product MHGEYKVPGGKLVVADVDVEAGRLARVRISGDFFLEPPEALDAINRGLCGLPVHAGESELAEAVRRALPEGAELFGFSPEAVAVVVRRALP; this is encoded by the coding sequence ATGCACGGAGAGTACAAGGTGCCCGGCGGCAAGCTGGTGGTCGCCGACGTCGACGTCGAGGCCGGCCGCCTGGCGCGCGTCCGCATCAGCGGCGATTTCTTTCTCGAGCCGCCTGAAGCGCTCGACGCCATCAACCGCGGCCTGTGCGGCCTGCCGGTCCACGCCGGCGAATCGGAACTGGCCGAGGCCGTACGCCGCGCGTTGCCCGAGGGCGCCGAACTGTTCGGCTTCTCGCCCGAGGCGGTCGCGGTAGTGGTACGGAGAGCCCTGCCATGA
- a CDS encoding lipoate--protein ligase family protein yields MPTPGPRRTSWSDYEWQLVHEGPQPPALHMALDAVITDEVGAGRRPPTLRIWEWSASAVVIGRFQSLKNEVDMQAAREHGVTVVRRVSGGGAMFVEPGNTITYSLSVPQALVHGMSFQESYEFLDAWVIRALHDLGIKAWYQPLNDIASEGGKIGGAAQARRGGAVLHHVTMSYDIDAEKMVQVLRIGREKLSDKGTTSAKKRVDPLRSQTGLARQAIIGRMLETFSGMCLLAPGTLGAATLEAAQRQADEKFSSEAWTAMVP; encoded by the coding sequence ATGCCCACGCCGGGTCCGCGCCGCACCTCGTGGTCCGACTACGAGTGGCAACTGGTGCACGAAGGGCCCCAGCCGCCTGCGCTGCACATGGCGCTGGACGCCGTGATCACCGACGAGGTCGGCGCCGGGCGCCGTCCGCCTACCCTGCGCATCTGGGAATGGTCGGCCTCGGCTGTGGTCATCGGCCGCTTCCAGTCGCTGAAGAACGAAGTGGACATGCAGGCCGCGCGCGAACACGGCGTGACCGTCGTGCGTCGCGTCAGCGGCGGCGGCGCCATGTTCGTCGAGCCCGGCAACACCATCACGTACTCGCTCAGCGTGCCGCAGGCGCTGGTACATGGCATGAGCTTCCAGGAATCGTACGAGTTCCTGGACGCCTGGGTCATCCGCGCGCTGCACGACCTCGGCATCAAGGCCTGGTACCAGCCCCTGAACGACATCGCCTCCGAAGGCGGCAAGATCGGCGGAGCCGCCCAGGCCCGGCGCGGCGGTGCGGTGCTGCACCACGTCACCATGTCCTATGACATCGATGCCGAGAAAATGGTGCAGGTGCTGCGCATCGGCCGCGAGAAGCTTTCCGACAAGGGCACCACCAGCGCCAAGAAGCGGGTCGATCCCCTGCGCAGCCAGACCGGACTGGCGCGCCAGGCCATCATCGGCCGCATGCTCGAGACCTTCTCGGGCATGTGCCTGCTGGCCCCCGGCACGCTGGGGGCGGCCACGCTCGAGGCAGCGCAGCGCCAGGCCGACGAGAAGTTTTCCAGCGAGGCATGGACCGCCATGGTCCCCTGA
- a CDS encoding RsiV family protein, with protein sequence MSHLPFALRAGLVSMAVLLAACGSSPPDTISLPAQGAAVSADVRTQPVRRELTKPGCKGEDCPRIVVDSIAFPEIPALTQHVDSSLAGMTGVDANLRGAYRTIDEYIAYFWRTAQPRDRTELRAKVRDVVADVIGVELQTAQYLTGAAHGIPATHFLNWQRASGRELVLDDVLIPGRRDQYVQALRTAHRAWLKQNEDAARDPAAYDRTWPFVESSNYTLTRQGMVVKYDAYSIAPYSHGQPELTIPYDALRGILKPEFMPAGG encoded by the coding sequence ATGTCGCATCTGCCATTTGCCCTGCGAGCCGGGCTCGTCTCCATGGCCGTGCTGCTGGCGGCCTGCGGCAGCTCGCCGCCGGATACGATCAGCCTGCCCGCGCAGGGCGCCGCCGTCAGCGCGGACGTGCGCACCCAGCCCGTGCGGCGCGAGCTGACCAAACCCGGCTGCAAGGGCGAGGACTGCCCCCGCATCGTCGTGGACAGCATCGCCTTTCCCGAGATACCTGCGCTGACGCAGCACGTGGACAGCAGCCTGGCCGGCATGACGGGCGTGGACGCCAATCTGCGGGGCGCCTATCGCACCATCGACGAGTACATTGCCTATTTCTGGCGTACCGCCCAGCCTCGCGACCGCACCGAACTGCGCGCCAAAGTGCGCGACGTGGTGGCGGACGTCATCGGCGTGGAACTGCAGACGGCCCAGTACCTGACTGGCGCGGCCCATGGCATTCCCGCGACGCATTTCCTGAACTGGCAGCGCGCCTCGGGCCGCGAACTGGTGCTGGACGACGTGCTGATTCCTGGTCGGCGCGACCAGTATGTGCAGGCGCTGCGCACCGCGCATCGCGCCTGGCTCAAGCAGAACGAAGACGCCGCGCGCGATCCGGCCGCCTACGACCGCACGTGGCCGTTCGTCGAAAGCAGCAACTACACGCTGACGCGCCAGGGCATGGTGGTGAAGTACGACGCCTACTCCATCGCGCCCTACTCGCACGGCCAGCCCGAGCTGACGATTCCGTACGATGCCCTGCGCGGCATCCTGAAGCCGGAGTTCATGCCGGCTGGGGGCTGA
- a CDS encoding Glu/Leu/Phe/Val family dehydrogenase — MSQSSAHALPSYLDAGHLGPWGIYLQQVDRVTPYLGPLARWVETLKRPKRALIVDVPIEMDNGTIAHFEGYRVQHNTSRGPGKGGVRFHQDVTLSEVMALAAWMSVKNAAVNLPYGGAKGGIRVDPRKLSQSEIERMTRRYTSEIGVIIGPAKDIPAPDVNTNAQIMAWMMDTYSMNEGATATGVVTGKPISLGGSLGRIEATGRGVFVVACEAARDLNIDVAGAKVIVQGFGNVGGTAARLFHEAGAVVVAAQDHTGTVYNPAGLDVHKLLAHVSNKGGVGGFSGGEALANADFWGLETDFLIPAALENQITSENAGKVRAKVVVEGANGPTTPEADDILHDNGVYVVPDVLANAGGVTVSYFEWVQDFSSFFWSEDEINHRLERLMREAYAAIAQMSREQKVSLRTAAFIVACTRILQARQVRGLYP; from the coding sequence ATGTCTCAAAGTTCCGCCCACGCTTTGCCGTCCTATCTCGATGCCGGACACCTCGGTCCTTGGGGCATCTACCTTCAACAGGTCGACCGCGTCACGCCCTATCTGGGCCCGCTGGCGCGCTGGGTCGAGACGCTCAAGCGTCCCAAGCGCGCCCTGATCGTCGACGTGCCCATCGAGATGGACAATGGCACCATCGCGCATTTCGAGGGTTATCGCGTCCAGCACAACACCTCGCGCGGTCCGGGCAAGGGCGGCGTGCGCTTTCACCAGGACGTCACGCTGTCCGAAGTGATGGCGCTGGCGGCCTGGATGTCGGTCAAGAACGCGGCGGTCAATCTGCCGTACGGCGGCGCCAAGGGCGGCATCCGGGTCGATCCCCGCAAGCTGTCGCAATCCGAAATCGAGCGCATGACGCGCCGCTATACCTCTGAAATCGGCGTCATCATCGGTCCGGCCAAGGACATTCCCGCGCCCGACGTCAACACCAACGCCCAGATCATGGCTTGGATGATGGATACCTACTCGATGAACGAGGGCGCCACGGCCACCGGCGTGGTCACCGGCAAGCCCATCTCGCTGGGCGGCAGCCTGGGCCGGATCGAAGCCACCGGCCGCGGCGTGTTCGTCGTGGCATGCGAGGCGGCACGCGACCTGAACATCGACGTGGCCGGCGCCAAGGTCATCGTGCAGGGCTTCGGCAACGTGGGCGGCACCGCCGCCCGCCTGTTCCACGAGGCCGGCGCCGTCGTGGTGGCCGCGCAGGACCACACCGGCACGGTCTACAACCCGGCCGGCCTCGACGTGCACAAGCTGCTGGCCCACGTCTCGAACAAGGGCGGGGTGGGCGGCTTCTCGGGCGGCGAGGCGCTGGCCAACGCCGATTTCTGGGGCCTGGAAACCGATTTCCTGATCCCGGCGGCGCTCGAGAACCAGATCACCTCCGAGAACGCCGGCAAGGTGCGCGCCAAGGTGGTGGTCGAAGGCGCCAACGGTCCCACCACCCCCGAGGCCGACGACATCCTGCACGACAACGGCGTTTACGTCGTGCCGGACGTGCTGGCCAACGCCGGCGGCGTGACGGTCAGCTACTTCGAATGGGTGCAGGATTTCTCCAGCTTCTTCTGGAGCGAGGACGAGATCAACCACCGCCTCGAGCGCCTGATGCGCGAAGCCTACGCCGCCATCGCCCAGATGTCGCGCGAGCAGAAGGTGTCGCTGCGCACCGCCGCGTTCATCGTGGCGTGCACGCGCATCCTGCAGGCCCGCCAGGTGCGCGGTCTGTACCCCTGA
- a CDS encoding ankyrin repeat domain-containing protein, with translation MKSGQAKFATARIGAALRAGLLAAALLGGAQAMGAQVSTDWWPAIANDRTDDMRRMLAGGADPNLRYQNGQPALMRAVIDQAWGVFDLLAADPRTDVNAENPAGETPLMYLALMGQTERAKALIARGAQVNRLGWTPLHYAASKGQLETARLMLQHRAMPNAPSPLGTTPLMMAAYSGSQPMVQLLLDAGADPTTRDLKGHDAAEWADEGRAPTLADNLRQVIARAEQRKRELRAAQGQGEPIAPAPSLPAIAPTAPPASAPTPSQPGIGQGVDPAAAPGGSQAAPERDPATVRGVSGVRRETYD, from the coding sequence ATCAAGTCCGGACAAGCGAAATTCGCCACCGCTCGCATCGGCGCTGCGCTGCGCGCGGGACTGCTGGCCGCGGCTTTGCTGGGCGGCGCCCAGGCAATGGGCGCCCAGGTGTCCACCGACTGGTGGCCGGCCATCGCCAATGACCGCACCGATGACATGCGCAGGATGCTGGCCGGGGGCGCCGATCCCAATCTGCGTTACCAGAACGGGCAGCCCGCCCTCATGCGCGCGGTGATAGACCAGGCGTGGGGCGTGTTCGATCTGCTGGCGGCCGATCCTCGCACCGACGTCAACGCCGAGAATCCGGCCGGAGAAACGCCGCTGATGTACCTGGCGCTGATGGGGCAGACCGAACGCGCCAAGGCGTTGATCGCACGGGGCGCCCAGGTGAACCGGCTGGGCTGGACGCCGCTTCATTACGCAGCCTCGAAGGGGCAGCTCGAGACGGCGCGGCTGATGCTGCAGCATCGCGCCATGCCCAACGCCCCGTCCCCCTTGGGCACCACGCCGCTGATGATGGCGGCGTATTCCGGCAGCCAACCCATGGTGCAGCTGCTTCTGGACGCCGGCGCCGACCCGACCACCCGGGACTTGAAAGGACACGACGCCGCCGAATGGGCGGACGAGGGCCGTGCGCCGACCCTTGCCGACAATCTGCGCCAGGTCATCGCGCGCGCCGAGCAGCGCAAGCGTGAGTTGCGGGCGGCGCAGGGGCAGGGCGAGCCGATCGCCCCCGCGCCCAGCCTGCCGGCCATTGCGCCCACGGCGCCGCCCGCGAGCGCCCCGACGCCATCGCAGCCGGGCATCGGGCAGGGTGTCGATCCGGCCGCGGCGCCCGGCGGGTCGCAAGCCGCCCCCGAGCGGGACCCGGCGACGGTGCGCGGGGTCAGCGGCGTGCGGCGCGAGACGTACGACTGA
- a CDS encoding TatD family hydrolase, translating into MYVDSHCHLNFPELAQDLPGVLERMQANKVSHALVVSVNLPDWPGLMEIVEPHANLWASVGVHPDYEDTPDPEPEELVRLAAHPKVVAIGETGLDYYRLAEPLDWQRDRFRRHIQAGRAAGLPLIVHTRASAADTVRVLREEGAADVGGVMHCFTETWDIAREAMDLNFHISLSGIVTFKNAQVVHDVATRMPLDRLLIETDSPYLAPVPHRGKLNDPAKVVHVAERIAALKGISTEEVAEASTENFFKLFNKIKR; encoded by the coding sequence ATGTACGTCGATTCGCACTGTCATCTGAATTTTCCCGAGCTCGCGCAAGACCTGCCCGGCGTCCTTGAGCGCATGCAGGCCAACAAGGTCAGCCATGCGCTGGTCGTCAGCGTCAACCTGCCCGATTGGCCGGGCCTGATGGAGATCGTCGAGCCGCACGCCAATCTGTGGGCCTCGGTGGGCGTGCATCCCGACTACGAAGACACGCCCGACCCCGAACCCGAGGAGTTGGTGCGGCTGGCTGCCCATCCCAAGGTGGTGGCCATCGGCGAAACGGGACTGGACTACTACCGGCTGGCCGAGCCGCTGGACTGGCAGCGCGACCGCTTTCGCCGCCATATCCAAGCCGGGCGCGCCGCGGGACTGCCGCTCATCGTGCACACCCGGGCCTCGGCCGCGGACACGGTGCGCGTGTTGCGCGAAGAAGGCGCTGCCGACGTCGGCGGCGTGATGCACTGCTTCACCGAGACCTGGGACATCGCCCGCGAGGCGATGGACCTGAATTTCCATATCTCGCTGTCCGGCATCGTCACGTTCAAGAACGCGCAGGTGGTGCACGACGTGGCCACGCGCATGCCGCTGGACCGCCTGCTGATCGAAACGGATTCGCCGTATCTGGCGCCGGTGCCGCATCGCGGCAAGCTGAACGATCCTGCGAAGGTGGTGCACGTGGCCGAGCGCATCGCGGCGCTCAAAGGCATTTCCACCGAGGAGGTGGCCGAGGCGTCCACCGAGAATTTTTTCAAACTATTCAATAAGATAAAACGCTGA
- the holB gene encoding DNA polymerase III subunit delta' — protein MTLAAFPPWHLDTARAWLTRRERFAHAWLVHGVAGIGKLQFAAAAAASLLCESPEQGLACGRCAACAWVSAGNHPDLRRIRPEAVALEEGADAAAESGEDGEAAASGGAAKRAPSKDIRIDQIRALESWFNTATHRGGWRVALLYPAQALNVISANALLKVLEEPPPNTVFLLVADAPDRLLPTLVSRCRRLPLAAPEPALALQWLQQQGVEPAAEWLAAAGGAPLSALRLSQQQDQPCPAWLGQLITPLSAGQSPDVGALTETLEKLAPVEWIDALQRLYADLMLAGCGAPARYFPSLAEPVRLTAQRVRPARMADAAHWLSGQRAVANHPLNAKLFVHAALQRVVLSCQA, from the coding sequence ATGACCCTGGCCGCCTTTCCCCCCTGGCATCTCGATACCGCGCGCGCCTGGCTGACGCGGCGCGAGCGCTTCGCCCACGCGTGGCTGGTTCATGGCGTGGCCGGCATCGGCAAGCTGCAGTTCGCCGCCGCGGCGGCGGCCAGCCTGCTGTGCGAGTCTCCCGAGCAGGGGCTGGCCTGCGGCCGCTGCGCGGCCTGCGCCTGGGTGTCCGCCGGCAACCACCCCGATCTGCGGCGCATCCGGCCCGAGGCCGTGGCGCTGGAAGAGGGCGCCGATGCCGCGGCCGAGAGCGGCGAGGACGGCGAAGCCGCGGCATCCGGAGGCGCCGCCAAGCGGGCGCCGTCCAAGGACATACGCATCGACCAGATCCGCGCGCTCGAGTCCTGGTTCAACACGGCGACGCACCGCGGCGGATGGCGGGTGGCGCTGCTGTATCCGGCCCAGGCCCTGAACGTGATCTCGGCCAATGCGCTGCTGAAGGTGCTCGAAGAGCCGCCCCCCAACACCGTGTTCCTGCTGGTGGCCGATGCGCCCGACCGCCTGCTGCCCACGCTGGTGTCGCGCTGCCGGCGCCTGCCGCTGGCCGCGCCGGAGCCGGCGCTGGCCTTGCAGTGGCTGCAGCAGCAGGGAGTCGAGCCCGCCGCCGAGTGGCTGGCGGCCGCTGGCGGCGCGCCGCTGTCGGCGCTGCGCCTGTCGCAGCAGCAGGACCAGCCTTGCCCGGCATGGCTGGGGCAATTGATCACGCCTTTGTCGGCAGGCCAGTCGCCCGACGTGGGTGCGCTGACCGAAACGCTGGAAAAACTGGCGCCCGTCGAATGGATCGATGCGCTGCAACGCCTGTACGCCGACCTGATGCTGGCCGGCTGCGGGGCGCCGGCGCGGTATTTCCCCAGCCTGGCCGAGCCCGTGCGCCTCACGGCGCAACGCGTCCGTCCCGCGCGCATGGCCGACGCGGCGCACTGGCTGAGCGGCCAGCGCGCCGTGGCCAACCACCCCCTGAATGCCAAGCTGTTCGTGCATGCGGCGCTGCAGCGCGTGGTGCTATCCTGCCAGGCTTAG
- the tmk gene encoding dTMP kinase: MSELHTARGRFITLEGVDGAGKSTHAGWLVDALRAAGHTVLATREPGGTPLGERLRELVLHEPMQLETETLLMFAGRCEHVRTVIEPALARGTWVVCDRYTDATYAYQGGGRELGVARVAALEQWMQPGLQPDRTWLFDVPPEVARQRLAASRDPDRFEREAQAFFERVRAAYHERALAHPQRVRVIDGSRPVEQVRAQLQAELDDLLEQAR; the protein is encoded by the coding sequence ATGAGCGAGCTGCATACCGCCCGTGGGCGATTCATCACCCTCGAAGGGGTGGACGGCGCCGGCAAGAGCACGCATGCCGGCTGGCTGGTGGACGCCCTGCGCGCGGCCGGCCACACCGTGCTGGCCACGCGCGAGCCGGGCGGCACGCCGCTGGGCGAGCGGCTGCGCGAACTGGTGCTGCACGAGCCCATGCAACTCGAGACCGAGACGCTGTTGATGTTCGCCGGACGGTGCGAGCACGTGCGCACGGTCATCGAGCCGGCGCTGGCCCGCGGCACCTGGGTGGTCTGCGACCGGTATACCGACGCCACCTATGCCTACCAGGGCGGGGGGCGCGAGCTGGGCGTCGCCCGCGTCGCGGCGCTCGAGCAATGGATGCAGCCTGGCCTGCAACCCGACCGCACCTGGCTGTTCGACGTGCCGCCCGAGGTGGCGCGCCAGCGCCTGGCCGCCAGCCGCGATCCCGACCGCTTCGAGCGCGAGGCCCAAGCCTTCTTCGAACGCGTGCGCGCCGCATACCATGAGCGCGCGCTTGCACATCCGCAGCGGGTGCGCGTCATCGACGGCAGCCGGCCGGTCGAGCAGGTGCGCGCGCAGCTGCAGGCCGAGCTGGACGACCTGCTGGAGCAGGCGCGATGA
- the mltG gene encoding endolytic transglycosylase MltG yields MRIRFRYLFLLFVLLPLVAAAVAAGLAWRWAHEPVPLAGERVDFVVQPGSTPRAVARTLAEAGIPVWEEGFVWMARLTEQDTLIKAGGYEAKQGDSPWLLLRRLARGDMSQRQVTFVEGWTFQQMRNALRNHPDVKQTLDDVSDEALMQRLGAAIPHPEGMFFPDTYVFTAGSTDFDILRRAYQAGEQVLQKAWAERAPDLPLATPYEALILASIIEKETGDGADRARISGVFINRLRRGMLLQTDPSVIYGMGAAYDGRIRKRDLQTDTPWNTYTRPGLPPTPIAAPGRAALRAAIQPESHTFLYFVSRGDGTSEFARNLGDHNRNVSRFILGQQNR; encoded by the coding sequence ATGAGAATCCGATTTCGCTATCTATTCCTGCTGTTCGTGCTGCTGCCGCTGGTGGCCGCCGCGGTCGCCGCGGGCCTGGCCTGGCGCTGGGCCCACGAGCCCGTGCCGCTGGCGGGCGAACGCGTCGACTTCGTCGTCCAGCCCGGCAGCACGCCCCGCGCGGTGGCGCGCACGCTGGCCGAGGCCGGCATTCCGGTCTGGGAGGAGGGCTTCGTCTGGATGGCGCGCCTTACCGAGCAGGACACGCTGATCAAGGCCGGCGGCTACGAGGCCAAGCAGGGCGACAGCCCGTGGCTGTTGTTGCGGCGGCTGGCGCGCGGCGACATGTCGCAGCGGCAGGTCACCTTCGTCGAGGGCTGGACGTTCCAGCAGATGCGCAACGCGCTGCGCAATCACCCCGACGTCAAGCAGACCCTGGACGACGTCAGCGACGAGGCGTTGATGCAGCGGCTGGGCGCCGCCATCCCCCATCCCGAGGGCATGTTCTTCCCCGACACCTACGTGTTCACCGCGGGCAGCACCGATTTCGACATCCTGCGCCGCGCCTACCAGGCCGGCGAGCAGGTACTGCAGAAGGCCTGGGCCGAGCGCGCGCCCGACCTGCCGCTGGCCACGCCCTACGAGGCGCTGATCCTGGCTTCCATCATCGAGAAAGAAACCGGCGACGGCGCCGACCGCGCCCGCATCAGCGGCGTGTTCATCAACCGCTTGCGCCGCGGCATGCTGCTGCAGACCGACCCCTCGGTGATCTACGGCATGGGCGCGGCGTACGACGGCCGCATCCGCAAGCGCGACCTGCAGACCGACACGCCCTGGAACACCTACACCCGGCCCGGCCTGCCGCCCACGCCCATCGCCGCGCCCGGCCGCGCGGCGCTGCGGGCGGCCATCCAGCCCGAATCGCACACCTTCCTGTACTTCGTCTCGCGCGGCGACGGCACCAGCGAATTCGCCCGTAACCTGGGCGACCACAATCGCAACGTCTCGCGCTTCATCCTGGGGCAGCAGAACCGATGA